A window of the Azospirillum formosense genome harbors these coding sequences:
- the uraD gene encoding 2-oxo-4-hydroxy-4-carboxy-5-ureidoimidazoline decarboxylase yields MDRASFVARFGGVFEHSPWVAEGAWDAGNQGRNLPDDADGLHAAMVAVLRAAGHDRKLALLNAHPDLAGRLALRGELTADSTAEQASAGLDRCTPEEFARFTELNDAYKARFGFPFILAVKGRSRAEILEAFETRLSNGPEEEFATALAQVERITWLRLKDLLP; encoded by the coding sequence ATGGACCGTGCAAGTTTCGTCGCCCGATTCGGCGGCGTGTTCGAACATTCGCCCTGGGTCGCCGAAGGCGCCTGGGACGCCGGCAATCAGGGGAGAAACCTGCCCGACGACGCGGACGGTCTGCACGCCGCGATGGTCGCCGTCCTGCGCGCCGCCGGCCATGACCGGAAGCTGGCGTTGCTGAACGCCCACCCCGATCTGGCGGGGCGGCTGGCGCTGCGCGGCGAGCTGACCGCCGACAGCACGGCGGAGCAGGCCAGCGCCGGGCTCGACCGCTGCACGCCCGAGGAGTTCGCCCGCTTCACCGAATTGAACGACGCCTACAAGGCGCGCTTCGGCTTCCCCTTCATCCTGGCGGTCAAGGGCCGCAGCCGCGCCGAGATCCTGGAAGCCTTCGAGACCCGCCTGTCCAACGGCCCGGAGGAGGAGTTCGCCACCGCGCTGGCCCAGGTCGAGCGCATCACCTGGCTGCGCCTCAAGGACTTGCTTCCATGA
- the uraH gene encoding hydroxyisourate hydrolase, whose amino-acid sequence MSGSGRLTTHVLDTTHGRPGAGIAVTLYRIDGDRRERLTQTRTNADGRCDAPLLAGADLTPGVYELVFEAGDYFRASGLEIVEPAFLDVVPIRFGVASADQHYHVPLLVSPYSYSTYRGS is encoded by the coding sequence ATGTCCGGAAGCGGGCGCCTGACCACCCATGTTCTCGACACGACGCACGGACGGCCCGGCGCCGGGATCGCCGTCACCCTCTACCGCATCGACGGGGACCGGCGGGAGCGGCTGACCCAAACGCGCACCAACGCCGACGGGCGCTGCGACGCGCCGCTCCTCGCCGGGGCCGACCTGACGCCGGGGGTCTACGAGCTGGTGTTCGAGGCGGGCGACTATTTCCGCGCCTCCGGCCTGGAGATCGTCGAGCCCGCCTTCCTCGACGTGGTGCCGATCCGCTTCGGCGTCGCCAGCGCGGACCAGCACTATCACGTGCCGCTGCTCGTCTCCCCCTACAGCTACTCCACCTACCGGGGAAGCTGA
- a CDS encoding allantoate amidohydrolase translates to MTAFGADLMARLDAFAGFTEEPGLLTRLFLTTQHRAAADWLMELMGKAGMNARLDPAGTVVGRYEGTVPGAPALLIGSHIDTVRNAGRYDGNLGVLAAVAAVAELDRRGERLPFAVEVLGFGDEEGVRFPVTLTGSRAVAGRFDRAALETRDRDGVRMADALRAFGGDPEAIATAARKPGEALAFLEVHIEQGPVLEAEGLPVGIVTAINGATRFAVRLRGMAGHAGTVPMALRRDALAAAAEMTLAAERVAAASDAGPPEAGLVATVGRIEAKPGAVNVIPGEVVFTLDVRAPEDAVRRDACAAILADFEGIAARRGVDLAVETTHDAAAAPCSTGIRRQIEAAVVRAGVRPLSLPSGAGHDAMAFAGVLPMGMLFVRCKGGISHNPAESITVEDADLSVRILLDIIRHFEHETPTP, encoded by the coding sequence ATGACGGCGTTCGGCGCGGACCTGATGGCGCGGCTGGACGCCTTCGCCGGCTTCACGGAGGAGCCGGGTCTGCTGACCCGCCTGTTCCTGACGACCCAGCACCGGGCCGCCGCGGACTGGCTGATGGAGCTGATGGGAAAGGCCGGGATGAACGCCCGGCTGGACCCGGCGGGCACGGTGGTCGGCCGTTACGAGGGGACCGTGCCGGGCGCGCCGGCCCTGCTGATCGGCTCCCACATCGACACGGTGCGCAACGCCGGCCGGTATGACGGGAATCTGGGCGTGCTCGCCGCTGTCGCCGCGGTGGCGGAACTGGACCGGCGCGGCGAGCGGCTGCCCTTCGCCGTCGAGGTGCTGGGCTTCGGCGACGAGGAGGGCGTGCGCTTCCCGGTGACCCTGACCGGCAGCCGCGCCGTGGCCGGGCGCTTCGACCGGGCGGCGCTGGAGACGCGCGACCGCGACGGCGTGCGCATGGCCGACGCGCTGCGCGCCTTCGGCGGCGACCCCGAGGCCATCGCCACGGCGGCCCGCAAGCCGGGGGAGGCGCTGGCCTTCCTGGAGGTCCATATCGAACAGGGGCCGGTGCTGGAGGCCGAAGGGTTGCCGGTCGGCATCGTCACGGCCATCAACGGCGCGACGCGCTTCGCCGTCCGGCTGCGCGGCATGGCCGGCCACGCCGGAACGGTGCCTATGGCGCTGCGCCGCGACGCGCTGGCCGCCGCCGCCGAGATGACCCTGGCGGCGGAGCGGGTGGCCGCGGCCTCCGACGCCGGGCCCCCCGAAGCCGGATTGGTGGCGACGGTGGGCCGGATCGAGGCGAAGCCCGGCGCCGTCAACGTCATCCCCGGCGAGGTCGTCTTCACCTTGGACGTCCGCGCGCCGGAGGACGCCGTGCGGCGGGACGCCTGCGCCGCCATCCTCGCCGACTTCGAGGGCATCGCCGCCCGCCGCGGCGTCGATCTGGCGGTGGAGACCACCCACGACGCGGCGGCCGCCCCCTGCTCCACCGGCATCCGGCGGCAGATCGAGGCGGCGGTGGTCCGCGCCGGCGTCCGCCCCCTGTCGCTGCCCAGCGGCGCCGGGCACGACGCCATGGCCTTCGCCGGCGTGCTGCCGATGGGCATGCTGTTCGTCCGCTGCAAGGGCGGCATCAGCCACAACCCCGCCGAATCCATCACCGTGGAGGACGCCGACCTCTCGGTGCGCATCCTCCTCGACATCATCCGCCACTTCGAGCACGAGACCCCGACACCATGA